TCGGCGAGCGCGATCGTCGCCTTGCGGTAGGCCACCACGACGACCGTCGGTGGCACGCCGCCGGCGGATTCGCGCAGCCCGGACAGGATCGCCTGCTCGACCCGCGGGTCGACGGCGGAGGTCGCGTCGTCCATGACGAGCAGCCGTGGGCTGCGCACGACCGCCCGGGCGAGCGCCAGCCGCTGCCGCTGGCCCCCTGAGAGGGTCATGCCCCGCTCGCCGATGCGGGTGTCGAGTCCCTCCGGCAGGGCGTCGACGAACAGTTCGGCCTGCGCCACCCGCAGGGCCGCCCGCACCTGCTCGTCCGGCAGGTCGAGGCCGAGGGTCACGTTGCCGCGCACCGTGTCGTCGAAGAGGAACGTCTGCTGCGGCACGACGGCAGCCGCCCCGGCGATGCCGCCGCGCGCGATCGCCCGCAGGTCCACCCCGTCGAGCACGACCTCGCCGGTGCCCGGGTCGACCAGCCGGACCAGGAGCGTGGTCAGCGTGGACTTGCCAGAGCCGGTCGGACCGACGACGGCCACCGTGCGGCCGGCCTCGACGGTGAAGGTGACGTCGTGCAGCACGTCGGTGTCGTCGTAGGCGAACTGCACCCCGCGCAGGCCCAGGGCCGCGGGGCCCTCGGCGTCGAGCTCGGCGCTGCCGTAGGTCTGGCCGCCCGTCGCGTCGAGCACCTGTGACACCCGGTCCCACCCGACGACGCTGCGCGGCAGCTCGCCGAGCACCCAGCCGATCGCGCGCACCGGGAAGGCCAGGATGGTGAACAGGTAGGCGACCTGCACGAGGTCGCCCGGCGCGATGTCGCCGGCCGCCACCCGGGCCGTGCCGACCCAGAGCACGGCGAGCACGCCCAGCGTCGGGATCGCCTCCAGGGCCGGGTCGAACATGCCCCTGACCCGGCCGACCGCCACCTGCGCGTCGCGCAGCTCCCGTGCCGACCCGGCGAACCGCTCGGTCTCCTCCGCCTCGCGGCCCAGGGTCTTGACGACCAGCGCACCGTCGAACGACTCGTGGGCCACCCCGCTCACCTCGGCGCGCAGCTGCTGGGCGCGGGTCGCGAGCGGCGACAGCCGGCGCTGGTAGACGACGTTGAGCGCGAAGATCGACGGGAAGACGAGGAAGCCGACCAGGGAGAGCACCGGATCGGTGAGCACCATGGCGACACCGGCCACGACGAGCATGACCAGCACCCCGACCGCCATCGGGAACGGCGCGATCGGGAACCAGACCGCCTCCACGTCGGCGTTGGCGTTGGACAGCAGCTGGCCGGTCGGGTGCCGCTGGTGCCAGGACAGCGGGAGCCGCAGGTACTGCCGGGTCACCTCGCGCCGGTAGCGCGCCTGCAGCCGGTACTGCATGACGCCGGCACCCAGCCGGCGCGCCACGATGCCGCTCGCCTTGAGCACCGAGACCCCGACGATGGCCAGCCCGGACGCCACCAGCGCGCCGGTGGTCGTCTCGCCGTCGCGGAACGCCGGCACGATGAGCTGGTCGGTCACCCGGCCCAGGACCCACGCCGAGGCCACGGTCATCACGCCGTAGACGGCGCTGCCCCCGACCGCGACGGCGAACACCCGCGGTTCGTGCCGCACGGCCCGCGCGAGCAGCCCGAGCCCGCGCCGGAGGGTGTCGTCACGCATTCGGCCAAGCCTGCCGTACGGCACCGACGGGCGCCGCACCTAGGCTGGCGGGATGTCCATCGCCAGCCGTGAGCGCGCCGCCCTCGCCGACCTGCTCGTCGAGCTCGGTCCCGACGCCCCGACCCTCTGCGAGGGCTGGGACACCCGCGACCTCGCAGCCCACCTCGCCGTGCGCGAGCGCCGCCCCGACGCCACCCCCGGTGTCGCCGTGCCCGCGCTGGCCGGCTGGACCGAGCGGGTGCAGGCGGGCTACGCCGAGCGGCCCTACGACGAGCTGGTCGAGCTGGTGCGCAGCGGCCCCGGGCGGCTCTCGGCCTTCGCCCTGCCCGGCATGGACAAGTTCTTCAACACCACGGAGTACGTCGTCCACCACGAGGACGTCCGCCGCGCACAGCCGGGCTGGGCCCCGCGCACGCTGCCGCACGCCGTCCAGGACGCCCTGTGGCGGGCCGTGCGCACCCGGGCACCCCTGGCGTTCCGCTCAGTGGGGACCGGCGTGGTCCTGCGCCGCTCCGA
The nucleotide sequence above comes from Actinomycetes bacterium. Encoded proteins:
- a CDS encoding ABC transporter ATP-binding protein: MRDDTLRRGLGLLARAVRHEPRVFAVAVGGSAVYGVMTVASAWVLGRVTDQLIVPAFRDGETTTGALVASGLAIVGVSVLKASGIVARRLGAGVMQYRLQARYRREVTRQYLRLPLSWHQRHPTGQLLSNANADVEAVWFPIAPFPMAVGVLVMLVVAGVAMVLTDPVLSLVGFLVFPSIFALNVVYQRRLSPLATRAQQLRAEVSGVAHESFDGALVVKTLGREAEETERFAGSARELRDAQVAVGRVRGMFDPALEAIPTLGVLAVLWVGTARVAAGDIAPGDLVQVAYLFTILAFPVRAIGWVLGELPRSVVGWDRVSQVLDATGGQTYGSAELDAEGPAALGLRGVQFAYDDTDVLHDVTFTVEAGRTVAVVGPTGSGKSTLTTLLVRLVDPGTGEVVLDGVDLRAIARGGIAGAAAVVPQQTFLFDDTVRGNVTLGLDLPDEQVRAALRVAQAELFVDALPEGLDTRIGERGMTLSGGQRQRLALARAVVRSPRLLVMDDATSAVDPRVEQAILSGLRESAGGVPPTVVVVAYRKATIALADEVVYVENGRVLDRGTHTELLGRTEGYRRLITAYEREEAERAALAADEEAPAS
- a CDS encoding TIGR03085 family metal-binding protein, with amino-acid sequence MSIASRERAALADLLVELGPDAPTLCEGWDTRDLAAHLAVRERRPDATPGVAVPALAGWTERVQAGYAERPYDELVELVRSGPGRLSAFALPGMDKFFNTTEYVVHHEDVRRAQPGWAPRTLPHAVQDALWRAVRTRAPLAFRSVGTGVVLRRSDAARSSVVAAKGEPVATVTGESLELLLYAFGRRDHAVVEVGGDPEAVAALAATSLDV